One window from the genome of Melospiza georgiana isolate bMelGeo1 chromosome 13, bMelGeo1.pri, whole genome shotgun sequence encodes:
- the FBXL22 gene encoding F-box and leucine-rich protein 22, translating into MHITQLNRECLLHLFSFLDKNSRKNLAKTCHKLLEVFQDPLLWSLLNFHSPVELKKDNFLLGPALKHLSICWYSERVKVCNIEDWMKNSFQKDFCKRHENTVSDFLLDVCNRCPNLLSLTLSGCGHVTDDCILQLLKNCPNLKSLKLENCVQITDHTLEAVTLHGASLRTLHVDFCRNVTQAGLERVREKCPSVMLRADRSANMIPDSKPGKKLMLEKASRKLVQL; encoded by the exons ATGCACATAACCCAGCTCAACCGGGAATGCCTTCTacatctcttctcttttctggaCAAAAACAGTAGGAAAAATCTGGCAAAAACATGTCACAAGTTACTAGAAGTGTTTCAGGATCCTTTACTGTGGTCTTTGTTGAACTTTCATTCTCCAGTGGAACTAAAGAAGGATAATTTTCTCCTGGGACCTGCTTTAAAACACTTATCCATCTGCTGGTATTCAGAGAGAGTCAAGGTGTGTAACATTGAGGACTGGATGAAAAACAGTTTCCAGAAAGACTTCTGTAAGAGGCATGAGAACACTGTCAGTGATTTTTTACTAGACGTTTGCAACAG ATGTCCAAATCTGCTGTCTCTGACCCTCTCTGGATGTGGCCATGTTACAGATGACTGCATTTTGCAGCTTCTCAAGAACTGCCCGAACCTGAAGAGCCTCAAGCTGGAGAACTGTGTGCAGATCACTGACCACACCCTGGAGGCAGTGACCCTCCACGGAGCATCCCTGCGAACGCTCCACGTGGATTTCTGCCGCAATGTAACACAGGCTGGGCTAGAGAGAGTCAGGGAGAAGTGTCCTTCAGTGATGCTGAGAGCAGACAGAAGTGCTAACATGATCCCAGACAGCAAGCCAGGAAAAAAGCTGATGCTTGAAAAAGCATCAAGAAAATTGGTTCAGCTTTAA